One region of Camelina sativa cultivar DH55 chromosome 6, Cs, whole genome shotgun sequence genomic DNA includes:
- the LOC104792939 gene encoding probable WRKY transcription factor 54, whose translation MDSNSNNTKSIKRKVVDQLVEGYEFATQLQLLLSHQHSNHLIDQTRLVSGSGSLDPVDELLAKILGSFHKTISVLDTFDPVAVSVPIAVEGSWNASCGDDSAAPASCNGGDSGDSKKKRLGVGKGKRGCYTRKKRSHTRVVEARSFEDIYAWRKYGQKEILNTTFPRSYFRCTHKPTQGCKATKLVQKLEQDPEMFQITYIGYHTCTANDQTQAKVEPIDSEIMMDSDKTVAATTAQNHVNAKIQEQDNNISSVTVVSTVKEEEKNNGDLSKEYCEGSSTDGNLSLAWQDMMMFDDHQNQYYCGEISTTTSHHFGFIDNDQFSSFFDSYCA comes from the exons atggATTCGAATAGTAACAATACGAAATCCATAAAGAGAAAAGTTGTAGACCAACTTGTCGAAGGCTATGAATTCGCTACTCAGCTTCAGCTTCTCCTCTCTCATCAACACTCTAACCACCTCATCGATCAGACCCGTCTCGTTTCCGGCTCGGGTTCACTGGATCCCGTTGATGAGCTTCTTGCTAAGATCTTGGGTTCTTTCCATAAAACCATATCGGTTCTTGATACTTTCGATCCCGTTGCCGTCTCTGTGCCCATCGCCGTCGAGGGTTCATGGAATGCTTCTTGCGGCGATGATTCGGCCGCTCCGGCGAGTTGCAACGGCGGAGATTCCGGTGATAGTAAAAAGAAGAGATTAGGGGTTGGTAAGGGTAAAAGAGGATGCTATACGAGAAA GAAGAGATCGCATACAAGGGTCGTGGAAGCTAGAAGTTTTGAAGACATATACGCTTGGAGGAAATATGGACAAAAGGAGATTCTTAATACCACATTCCCTAG AAGCTATTTTAGATGCACGCACAAGCCAACGCAAGGATGTAAAGCAACAAAGCTTGTTCAGAAACTGGAGCAAGATCCGGAGATGTTCCAAATCACATATATTGGCTACCATACGTGCACTGCCAACGACCAAACACAAGCCAAGGTGGAGCCTATTGATAGCGAAATCATGATGGATTCGGACAAAACAGTGGCTGCAACTACAGCTCAGAACCATGTCAATGCTAAGATACAAGAGCAAGACAACAACATCAGTAGTGTGACAGTGGTAAGCACAgtgaaggaggaagaaaaaaacaatggtgATCTTTCTAAAGAGTATTGTGAAGGTTCTTCTACGGATGGGAATTTGTCATTGGCTTGGCAAGATATGATGATGTTTGATGATCATCAAAACCAATACTATTGTGGTGAAATCAGTACTACTACTTCTCATCATTTTGGTTTCATCGACAACGATCAGTTTTCCTCCTTTTTCGATTCATATTGTGCATAG